A region of the Dermatophagoides farinae isolate YC_2012a chromosome 7, ASM2471394v1, whole genome shotgun sequence genome:
aaatttcaatgtcaatctgaattaatttttgtttttgcctAAAATCATATGATTGCACACATATATCGTCtgcactattttttttttttttttttttttttttttggtttgtaaataaaaaaagctggatttttttttttttttttttttttgtttttttttggtttgtaaataaaaaaagcaGTGGAATGGAATTTTGAGTGGAATTCACATATTAACCAAACGTACTATATGAACAGgaagattgaaaatttcgttctaatctgatgattttttttgtttgtcaatacAATAGTTTTTTCCAAACCTTTTTTGGTTTgtaaataatgtttttttttttttaaagtcaTATGATTGCACACATTTATCGTCTgcacctttttttttttttttttttttattttgttggtttgtaaataaaaaaagcaggtaaattttttgagttgttttttaaaatttatacaTGACATACAAATACACGTATATGAACaggaagaattttttcttttcgttctagtctgatgttttttttgtggtcccctttttttatattcagtctgttttttattgttgtttcgaggtaaattttttgtcttgttttgttAAAATTTATACATGAcatacaaatacacacacgcacCTACTTCTGAATGttcgaaaatttattttttctttagaattttttttgtttgtttgtttgctttcaATTTTGcagcaaaatttttatttattttcaatcaaattatattgaattgaaatgaaataatgaaagaataaaatttaccACCCGGTTTAACgaacattcaacaacaacaaaaaaaaaaaaacaatgcacaccgattttaatcaaatcaaaatactcaataataatgtatcatcatcagaaaatgaatcattggaACATTCATCGATtacacaacagcaacaacaacaacagccagaacaagaagaagaagaaattgtTATGAAAAAATCCACATTAATCACTGATGGCCAATATTATGATCTAGTAAATTATCacaacgattattattgataaatgatttatatttatttatttattattatatcaaaaaaaaggattccATATCAAACGATCTATTCGATAATATATTCGAACATTTATGTTTGGGcgtttattttgatttttataaatCACATAAATTAAATTCCATACGACTTAGAGAATATTCcaatccaaatgatgatatgtgaGTAgtatactgatgatg
Encoded here:
- the Sgf11 gene encoding SAGA associated factor 11kDa, translated to MHTDFNQIKILNNNVSSSENESLEHSSITQQQQQQQPEQEEEEIVMKKSTLITDGQYYDLDSISNDLFDNIFEHLCLGVYFDFYKSHKLNSIRLREYSNPNDDIDSKVYENTKLDIFGHSVNGIKKLECACPNCSRTCAAFRLAPHLEKCLGMGRNSSRLASKRIALVIKNSNGTNSE